A region of Rattus rattus isolate New Zealand chromosome 7, Rrattus_CSIRO_v1, whole genome shotgun sequence DNA encodes the following proteins:
- the Sdc1 gene encoding syndecan-1 codes for MRRAALWLWLCALALRLQPALPQIVTANVPPEDQDGSGDDSDNFSGSGTGALPDMTLSRQTPSTWKDVWLLTATPTAPEPTSRDTEATLTSILPAGEKPEEGEPVAHVEAEPDFTARDKEKEATTRPRETTQLPVTQQASTAARATTAQASVTSHPHGDVQPGLHETLAPTAPGQPDHQPPSVEDGGTSVIKEVVEDETTNQLPAGEGSGEQDFTFETSGENTAVAGVEPGHRNQSPVDEGATGASQGLLDRKEVLGGVIAGGLVGLIFAVCLVAFMLYRMKKKDEGSYSLEEPKQANGGAYQKPTKQEEFYA; via the exons CAAATTGTCACCGCAAATGTGCCTCCTGAAGACCAAGATGGCTCTGGGGATGACTCAGACAACTTCTCTGGCTCAGGCACAG GTGCTTTGCCAGATATGACTTTGTCACGGCAGACACCTTCCACTTGGAAGGATGTGTGGCTCCTGACAGCTACGCCCACAGCTCCAGAACCCACCAGCAGGGATACCGAGGCCACCCTCACCTCTATCCTGCCGGCTGGAGAGAAGCCTGAGGAGGGAGAGCCCGTGGCCCACGTGGAAGCAGAGCCTGACTTCACTGCTCGGGACAAGGAAAAGGAGGCCACCACCAGGCCTAGGGAGACCACACAGCTCCCGGTCACCCAACAGGCCTCAACAGCAGCCAGAGCCACCACGGCCCAGGCATCTGTTACATCTCATCCCCACGGGGATGTGCAACCTGGCCTCCACGAGACCTTGGCTCCCACAGCACCCGGCCAACCTGACCATCAGCCTCCAAGTGTGGAGGATGGAGGTACTTCTGTCATCAAAGAGGTTGTGGAGGATGAAACTACCAATCAGCTTCCTGCAGGAGAGGGCTCTGGAGAACAA GACTTCACCTTTGAAACATCTGGGGAGAACACAGCTGTGGCTGGTGTCGAGCCTGGCCATCGGAATCAGTCCCCAGTGGATGAAGGGGCCACAGGTGCTTCTCAGGGCCTTTTGGACAGGAAGGAAGTGCTGGGAG GTGTCATTGCTGGAGGCCTGGTGGGCCTCATCTTTGCTGTGTGCCTGGTGGCTTTCATGCTATACCGGATGAAGAAGAAGGACGAAGGCAGTTACTCCTTGGAGGAGCCCAAACAAGCCAATGGCGGTGCCTACCAGAAACCCACCAAGCAGGAAGAGTTCTACGCCTGA